In Exiguobacterium sibiricum 7-3, a genomic segment contains:
- the pheT gene encoding phenylalanine--tRNA ligase subunit beta: MLVSKQWLQEFVDVRHKTGQELADLITKSGIEVEGVEVRDADLNNIVVGRVLTKEKHPEADKLNVTTVDIGQEEPVQIVCGAPNVDAGQDVIVARVGARLPGIKIKRAKLRGVVSEGMICSLEELGFEKKYIREDEQDGIHTFREPVTPGQDVLELLGMHDEVLELGLTPNRSDCLSMYGVAHEVAGILNSTPVFPNVEVPEGTVSTEVTVQLDSEACTFYAAREIRDITIGESPLWLKNRLIANGIRPINNVVDITNFVLLETGQPLHAFDAKKLGQQIVVRQAKSGETFQTLDEVERTLDPSMLVITDGDRPVALAGVMGGANTEVDTETTSIVLESAYFAPTSVRKTSRVLGLRSDSSSRFEKGVDPRRVVLALDRAAMLIAELAGGTVLSGTVQAGTLQLEDHLIEGSVSYINHRLGMEIEGTVMKDLLERLGLEVELSADALTVSVPTRRQDLMIPADLAEEVARLYGYDALTSSLPREASRGFLPKRNQHRRKIRHLLQGAGLSQAITYSLTSEQRAMQFNEQQDLHPVKLAMPISEARSTLRTSLIPGLLEVAQHNAARQHADLAYYELGSVYLQRDASLETLPLEQEMVAGIMVGLAEQHRVHGTHVKADFFVMKGIVETLAEALDVALTYEAVAMQSMHPGRTARIFLDGEAIGFVGQVHPGLSKEEYGLKEVYVFELDAMALHSKEARVYQEISRFPSMTRDVAVVLKREVSASEVEAVIMQAAGPLLKQVELFDVYTGDNVGADQKSFAFSLRYQNKERTLVDEEVATAHQQVIEALQASFEAELRS; this comes from the coding sequence ATGTTAGTCTCAAAACAATGGTTACAGGAATTTGTTGATGTTCGTCATAAGACGGGTCAGGAGTTAGCTGACTTGATTACAAAAAGCGGGATTGAAGTCGAAGGGGTCGAGGTACGGGACGCTGACTTGAATAATATCGTCGTCGGTCGCGTTCTGACAAAAGAAAAACACCCGGAAGCCGATAAATTAAACGTCACGACGGTCGATATCGGACAAGAAGAGCCGGTTCAAATCGTTTGTGGTGCACCGAATGTCGATGCCGGACAAGATGTCATCGTTGCCCGTGTCGGAGCCCGTCTGCCTGGCATCAAAATCAAACGCGCTAAACTGCGGGGTGTCGTTTCAGAAGGAATGATCTGTTCGCTTGAAGAACTCGGATTCGAGAAAAAATACATCCGTGAAGATGAACAGGATGGTATTCATACGTTCCGTGAACCGGTCACACCGGGTCAGGACGTCCTTGAATTACTTGGAATGCATGATGAGGTACTGGAACTTGGATTGACGCCGAACCGTTCCGATTGTTTGAGTATGTACGGCGTGGCGCACGAAGTCGCAGGAATCCTGAATTCAACGCCGGTCTTCCCGAACGTGGAAGTACCAGAAGGAACGGTATCGACAGAAGTCACCGTTCAACTGGACTCGGAAGCCTGTACATTCTATGCGGCCCGGGAAATTCGTGATATTACAATCGGTGAATCGCCATTATGGTTAAAAAATCGTCTGATCGCGAACGGAATCCGTCCGATCAACAATGTCGTCGACATCACGAACTTTGTGTTACTGGAGACGGGACAGCCGTTGCATGCTTTTGATGCAAAAAAATTGGGACAGCAAATCGTCGTGCGCCAGGCAAAATCCGGTGAAACGTTCCAGACGTTAGATGAAGTCGAACGGACACTTGATCCGTCGATGCTCGTCATCACAGATGGCGACCGTCCGGTGGCACTTGCCGGTGTCATGGGGGGAGCGAACACGGAAGTCGATACAGAGACGACTTCAATCGTCCTCGAGTCTGCTTATTTTGCACCGACATCCGTTCGAAAAACAAGCCGTGTCCTAGGTCTTCGTTCGGATTCGAGCTCACGTTTTGAGAAAGGTGTCGATCCGCGTCGTGTCGTGTTAGCGCTTGATCGGGCCGCAATGCTGATTGCGGAACTTGCAGGAGGTACGGTATTATCCGGAACAGTCCAAGCCGGCACACTTCAACTGGAGGATCATTTGATCGAAGGCAGTGTCTCGTATATCAACCACCGTCTTGGTATGGAAATCGAAGGTACTGTCATGAAAGATTTGCTCGAACGTCTTGGTCTTGAGGTCGAGCTGTCAGCAGATGCATTGACAGTCAGTGTACCGACGCGTCGTCAAGATTTAATGATTCCGGCTGATTTAGCGGAAGAGGTCGCCCGTCTTTATGGATATGATGCGTTAACTTCCAGCTTACCACGGGAAGCGAGTCGCGGTTTCTTACCGAAACGTAACCAGCATCGCCGTAAAATCCGTCATCTTCTTCAAGGCGCGGGTCTTTCACAGGCCATCACGTACTCCTTGACGAGTGAGCAACGCGCAATGCAATTCAACGAACAGCAGGATTTACATCCTGTTAAACTAGCGATGCCGATCAGTGAAGCCCGTTCAACACTCCGGACCTCGTTGATTCCAGGATTGCTTGAAGTCGCACAACACAATGCGGCGCGACAACATGCAGACCTTGCCTATTATGAACTCGGAAGTGTTTATCTGCAACGTGATGCTTCACTTGAGACCTTGCCGCTTGAACAAGAAATGGTAGCAGGAATCATGGTAGGGCTGGCAGAGCAGCATCGTGTTCACGGGACGCATGTCAAAGCAGATTTCTTCGTCATGAAAGGAATCGTCGAGACGCTTGCCGAAGCACTTGATGTCGCCTTAACGTATGAAGCTGTAGCGATGCAGTCGATGCATCCAGGTCGGACGGCACGAATTTTCCTTGACGGTGAAGCGATTGGATTTGTCGGACAAGTTCATCCGGGCTTATCGAAAGAAGAATACGGTCTGAAGGAAGTATATGTCTTCGAACTCGATGCGATGGCATTGCACTCAAAAGAAGCACGCGTCTACCAAGAGATTTCACGTTTCCCATCGATGACACGTGATGTCGCGGTTGTATTGAAGCGTGAAGTATCAGCGAGTGAAGTCGAAGCGGTCATCATGCAAGCAGCAGGTCCGCTACTGAAACAAGTGGAACTGTTTGATGTGTATACCGGTGATAATGTCGGAGCTGATCAAAAGTCGTTTGCATTCTCGTTACGGTATCAAAATAAAGAACGGACGCTCGTCGATGAAGAAGTCGCGACAGCGCATCAACAAGTAATTGAAGCGCTTCAAGCATCGTTTGAAGCCGAATTACGTTCTTAA
- a CDS encoding MFS transporter has translation MKNRLFHRHYVLTLLINLLLFITFYLLNASLPLLAAKQFDVSQAALGWVVTSFILATVCSRPLIGHWLDRHDVKRMLLISATLFTTMSLLYLLVLPLNSFLYLIIVRILHGFSFGMLSSSISLAVTTLIPKTRQGEGMGYFVLSMNLASVLGPVIGLSLIQHDAFFLYFITVALLAFVSLVLMIRLPLTSQHVPNTRVFRLHQSLFLSRPLLLLATVLAGVAISSTAAFISLYTDSIGHISYASYFYAIVALGMVAIRPLAGRWFDQKGPGFVLFPSYLLYGLGFILLGVFPSLPGLLLAALIIGIGSASIFPGLQTVMLTYAAPHQKGKAISTFFLAYDSGFGLGALLLSGLAAKIGYSNMFLFCSAIVLTSGFIYFIFNRRNAPPHEHELAS, from the coding sequence TTGAAAAACCGTTTATTCCATCGTCATTACGTGCTGACTTTATTGATTAACCTGTTGTTATTCATTACGTTTTATTTACTCAATGCTTCACTTCCGTTACTTGCTGCTAAACAATTTGATGTGTCACAAGCTGCACTTGGCTGGGTCGTAACCAGCTTCATTTTAGCAACTGTCTGTTCCCGACCATTAATTGGTCATTGGCTTGACCGGCATGATGTCAAACGGATGCTGTTAATTTCAGCAACATTGTTCACGACGATGAGTCTCTTATATTTATTGGTTCTTCCTTTGAACTCTTTTTTGTATCTCATCATCGTCCGCATTCTTCACGGCTTTAGTTTCGGAATGTTGTCTTCTTCCATCAGCTTGGCCGTAACGACACTCATTCCGAAAACCCGCCAAGGTGAAGGCATGGGGTACTTTGTTTTATCCATGAATCTCGCATCCGTTCTCGGACCGGTCATTGGACTCAGTTTGATTCAACACGATGCCTTTTTCCTTTATTTCATCACAGTCGCATTGCTTGCATTCGTTTCACTCGTTCTGATGATCCGTTTGCCGTTGACGAGTCAACATGTACCGAATACCCGGGTCTTCCGGCTTCATCAATCACTTTTCCTATCTCGTCCGTTATTATTACTGGCAACCGTTTTAGCCGGTGTCGCAATCTCCAGTACAGCGGCTTTTATTTCACTGTATACGGATTCGATTGGTCATATTTCCTATGCCTCTTACTTTTATGCCATCGTCGCTCTTGGCATGGTAGCAATCCGTCCGCTTGCCGGCAGATGGTTTGATCAAAAAGGACCTGGTTTCGTTTTATTTCCTTCTTACCTGCTCTATGGTCTCGGTTTTATTCTCTTAGGAGTTTTCCCTTCGTTACCGGGATTACTTTTGGCTGCACTCATCATCGGAATTGGATCAGCTTCGATTTTCCCCGGACTCCAGACGGTGATGCTGACCTATGCCGCACCCCACCAAAAAGGGAAAGCCATTTCCACCTTTTTCTTGGCTTACGACAGCGGGTTTGGTCTCGGCGCATTATTACTGTCGGGTCTTGCAGCCAAAATCGGCTACTCGAATATGTTTTTATTTTGCAGTGCCATCGTCCTCACAAGTGGTTTCATCTACTTTATCTTCAACCGACGAAATGCCCCCCCGCATGAGCACGAACTTGCTTCATGA
- a CDS encoding MarR family winged helix-turn-helix transcriptional regulator, whose protein sequence is MTTFQEDLLGQLSKVARLAKRDIDAALLPFSLHTGQWGLIKAVAILEPVSQVALSKYLVIEKPAVTKAVARLEELGFITRTGSGRKRLVTLTPSARHSYREIDQAVQSAHLAFLQSVSLEDQTIIAAVMTQLLAIHRPDEQEDLL, encoded by the coding sequence ATGACCACGTTCCAAGAAGATTTGCTAGGTCAACTATCCAAAGTAGCACGCCTGGCCAAACGTGATATCGATGCCGCGCTTCTTCCTTTTTCGCTACACACCGGGCAATGGGGTTTGATCAAAGCCGTCGCCATTCTCGAACCCGTTTCGCAAGTGGCCTTATCCAAATACCTGGTCATTGAAAAACCCGCTGTCACAAAAGCAGTCGCTCGTCTTGAAGAGTTGGGCTTCATCACGCGAACGGGTTCTGGGCGTAAACGTTTAGTTACTTTAACACCTTCCGCACGTCACTCTTATCGTGAAATCGATCAAGCCGTCCAGTCAGCTCATCTCGCATTTCTGCAATCTGTTTCACTCGAAGATCAGACCATCATTGCAGCGGTGATGACACAATTACTTGCAATACACCGTCCAGATGAACAGGAGGATTTGCTTTGA
- a CDS encoding UDP-N-acetylmuramoyl-L-alanyl-D-glutamate--2,6-diaminopimelate ligase, with amino-acid sequence MNRPYKHLSELIAPFRLTCKENPSITSIETDSRGVTKGSLFICVRGYTVDGHQYAEEAVANGAVAILAEEPLHGLTVPVIVLQDTKHAAGKVADLFYDHPSQKLRVYGITGTNGKTTTTKLTYDLFRSAGHKAGMISTIGSMIDGEMIDTPNTTPEAIILHRLLHQMVEQGVTDCILEVSSHALMEGRTEGIRFHAAAFTNLTHDHLDYHASMEEYAEAKALLFKQVATSGGQAIVLNEDDPASRVMAEAAEGVPVIWYTTDALSEAPITVEWKEKTVSVRIDGTVTEVPVFLLGDFNAANLAAAIGLMQAGEVNMYQLIRHIPELRLPKGRLEQIPFEGCEVYIDYAHTPDGLEKCLKSLSLPGEPLYLVLSAAGERDRSKRAVMGRIASQYCDGIIVTVHDPRLENPQQIIKELLTDIAPRKIITCHESRKEALQIAAKIALAGKRMVIVGKGHERFEQIGTEHVPFDEVKILTDELIRLSGQESAM; translated from the coding sequence ATGAATCGTCCATATAAACATCTGTCAGAATTAATTGCCCCATTCCGGCTTACATGTAAAGAAAATCCCTCCATCACGAGTATCGAAACAGACTCACGTGGAGTGACGAAGGGTAGTCTGTTTATTTGTGTAAGAGGATATACCGTCGATGGTCACCAGTACGCCGAAGAGGCCGTTGCGAACGGGGCCGTTGCGATTTTAGCAGAAGAACCACTCCATGGATTAACCGTTCCGGTCATCGTGTTACAGGATACAAAACACGCTGCAGGAAAAGTGGCGGATCTGTTTTATGATCATCCGAGTCAAAAATTGCGGGTTTACGGTATAACGGGTACGAACGGGAAGACAACGACCACAAAACTGACCTATGATTTGTTTCGATCAGCCGGACATAAGGCAGGAATGATCAGTACGATTGGATCGATGATTGACGGGGAGATGATTGATACACCGAATACGACGCCGGAAGCCATCATTCTACACCGTCTGTTACATCAAATGGTTGAGCAAGGTGTCACGGATTGTATACTCGAAGTTTCTTCTCATGCTTTGATGGAAGGGCGTACAGAAGGGATCCGGTTTCATGCAGCGGCGTTTACGAATCTGACACATGATCATCTCGACTATCATGCCTCGATGGAAGAATACGCGGAGGCAAAAGCCTTGTTGTTCAAACAAGTGGCAACGAGCGGTGGTCAGGCAATTGTTCTTAATGAAGACGATCCAGCGAGCCGAGTGATGGCAGAAGCAGCGGAAGGAGTACCTGTCATTTGGTATACGACAGATGCTCTCTCTGAAGCACCGATTACTGTAGAATGGAAAGAAAAAACAGTCAGTGTTCGAATTGACGGAACAGTAACCGAGGTTCCAGTCTTTCTTCTTGGTGATTTCAATGCTGCGAATCTTGCTGCGGCAATCGGACTGATGCAAGCCGGTGAAGTCAATATGTATCAATTGATTCGACACATCCCGGAACTTCGTTTGCCAAAAGGACGTTTGGAACAGATTCCGTTCGAAGGGTGTGAAGTATACATTGATTATGCGCATACACCGGATGGACTGGAGAAATGTCTGAAATCATTATCTCTTCCAGGTGAACCCTTATATCTGGTATTGAGTGCAGCAGGTGAACGCGATCGTTCGAAACGAGCGGTGATGGGGCGGATTGCCAGTCAGTATTGTGACGGAATCATCGTGACGGTACATGACCCGAGGCTTGAAAATCCACAGCAAATCATTAAAGAGCTTCTGACAGACATTGCTCCACGGAAAATCATTACGTGTCATGAGTCACGAAAAGAAGCGCTCCAGATTGCGGCAAAGATTGCATTAGCCGGGAAGCGGATGGTCATCGTCGGTAAAGGACATGAACGGTTTGAACAGATTGGAACTGAGCATGTTCCGTTTGATGAAGTCAAGATTTTAACGGATGAACTGATTCGATTATCCGGTCAAGAGTCTGCCATGTGA
- the rnhC gene encoding ribonuclease HIII — MGTVVLKLTKEKQETVISDFGRHQVSPPPYARFAARTTGCILTVYNSGKVMFQGQGAEAVAARYGSPAAKKTASTASASLPEGFANWSVVGSDEVGKGDFFGPLVVVAAYVDSTKIELVRELGVRDSKNVSDPEIRSIARDLHAVIPYEYRILHNPDYNQMQRTMTQGKMTALLHNAALNGLLAQLEAPPQAILIDQFAEKATYYKHLSGETKQVKDNVYFSTKAEGLHVAVAAASILARAIFLKEMDQLSRQTGTEIPKGAGAKVDQVAASLLLKYGPERLQEWTKYHFANTKKAEDLAKKRNRP, encoded by the coding sequence ATGGGAACAGTCGTTTTAAAGTTAACAAAAGAAAAACAAGAAACCGTCATTTCGGATTTCGGACGTCATCAGGTCTCGCCTCCTCCGTATGCACGTTTCGCTGCACGAACGACCGGATGTATTTTGACCGTCTATAATTCAGGGAAGGTCATGTTTCAAGGACAGGGGGCGGAAGCTGTCGCTGCCCGATATGGTTCGCCTGCGGCAAAAAAAACCGCTTCGACAGCAAGTGCCTCTTTACCCGAAGGATTCGCCAACTGGTCGGTCGTCGGCAGTGACGAAGTCGGAAAAGGTGACTTTTTTGGTCCTTTAGTCGTCGTTGCCGCTTATGTCGACAGCACAAAAATTGAACTGGTCCGTGAGCTCGGGGTCCGCGACTCTAAAAATGTCTCTGATCCGGAAATCCGTTCGATTGCGCGTGATTTGCATGCTGTCATTCCTTATGAATACCGTATCCTGCATAATCCGGATTACAATCAAATGCAACGGACGATGACACAAGGCAAAATGACCGCCCTGCTTCATAATGCGGCGCTCAATGGATTACTCGCTCAACTGGAAGCGCCGCCGCAAGCGATCTTGATTGATCAATTTGCTGAAAAAGCGACCTATTACAAACATCTTTCCGGAGAAACAAAACAAGTCAAAGACAATGTCTATTTTTCGACGAAAGCAGAAGGATTACATGTCGCTGTCGCTGCAGCCTCCATCCTAGCACGAGCTATCTTTCTGAAAGAAATGGATCAATTGAGCCGACAGACCGGGACGGAAATTCCTAAAGGCGCCGGTGCGAAAGTCGACCAGGTCGCTGCTTCCCTGTTGTTAAAATATGGACCAGAACGCTTACAAGAATGGACAAAATATCATTTCGCCAATACAAAAAAAGCAGAAGATTTAGCTAAGAAAAGAAACCGACCATAA
- the zapA gene encoding cell division protein ZapA produces MADSEGLNRTTIHIAGNDYTIVGTESPEHVREVGLLVDTKIREIRDQAPQLDVRQIAVLAALNIGSDYVKIKKNLGEF; encoded by the coding sequence ATGGCTGATTCAGAAGGGTTGAACCGGACGACGATTCATATTGCAGGAAACGATTATACGATTGTCGGAACGGAGTCACCTGAACATGTACGCGAAGTGGGTCTCCTCGTGGATACAAAAATTCGTGAAATCAGAGACCAGGCACCACAACTCGACGTTCGACAAATTGCTGTCTTGGCAGCTCTCAATATCGGTAGTGATTATGTCAAAATCAAAAAGAATTTGGGTGAATTTTAA
- a CDS encoding CvpA family protein produces MVSLVILLFLALGTMTGVRRGVVLQAGHLLSLLISFIVALSFYDELAEKFKLWIPYPSTLDDAGIDLTMFSIPSSVGLDEVFYKAFWFIVLFFVTKIVLSIIIAMFDSLTNIPVLKQVKGLLGGVFGFIEMYIFIFLILFLAAFAPIQSIQDAIANSSLASFMIQHTPVLADWLMQKVGLIK; encoded by the coding sequence ATGGTTTCTCTTGTTATCTTACTGTTTTTAGCTTTAGGCACGATGACGGGTGTCCGTCGGGGTGTTGTGTTACAGGCGGGTCATTTGTTGAGCTTACTCATCTCGTTTATCGTCGCGCTATCATTTTACGATGAACTGGCCGAGAAGTTTAAGTTATGGATTCCCTATCCGTCGACACTAGATGATGCGGGCATCGATTTGACGATGTTCTCCATCCCGAGTTCAGTCGGTTTGGATGAAGTGTTTTATAAAGCCTTTTGGTTCATCGTCCTGTTTTTTGTGACTAAAATCGTGTTATCGATCATCATTGCGATGTTTGATTCGCTGACGAATATTCCGGTTCTCAAGCAGGTAAAAGGTCTGTTAGGTGGAGTCTTCGGATTCATCGAGATGTATATCTTCATCTTCTTGATTTTGTTCTTGGCCGCTTTTGCGCCGATTCAGTCGATTCAGGATGCCATTGCGAATTCGAGTTTGGCCTCGTTTATGATTCAACATACACCAGTGCTTGCCGATTGGTTGATGCAAAAAGTCGGTTTGATAAAATAA
- the polX gene encoding DNA polymerase/3'-5' exonuclease PolX, translating into MRTTQDAIRHLERISVYLEVKGENPFKINAFRKAASLLEAAELDFMAIEDFTAMKGIGKGTATVLEEFRETGTSTALTELEQQVPEGLIALLKIPGLGGKKLAKLHEVGVIDADSFAEKLADGTVEAMPGFGKKTVEKYSKALETFETRPERLPYGVMRKSVSELERTLAGIDQIIRFEVGGSFRRAEETCKDLDFIISTDQPKEVKAQLLEIEQIDEIIAAGETKVSIVLKRDDAYIAVDFRLVDDLAFASTLHHFTGSKDHNVRMRQLAKERGESISEYGVETKDGLFQPKTEQELFARYDLPFIPPELRAGRLEFEANLDTLIQETDIQADVHMHTTWSDGTLSVDELVDACAARGYSWMAITDHSKYMKFVNGLTEERLRKQRVEIEAAREKHPEMTILCGVEMDILPDGSLDYDDDFLQEMDYVIASIHSKFDQTEEEIMQRLENACRNPYVSLIAHPTGRIIGRRDGYAVNIDRLVELAAETGTALEMNANPGRFDLTASSLAKAKAAGVKLMINTDTHRPEMLEDMKLGVLHARKAYLEPSDVINTWTAKEARAFFDRKRLGVK; encoded by the coding sequence ATGCGGACGACACAAGATGCGATTCGACATTTAGAAAGAATTTCAGTTTATCTCGAAGTAAAAGGCGAAAATCCATTTAAAATCAATGCATTTCGAAAGGCAGCGAGTCTGCTCGAAGCGGCAGAACTGGATTTTATGGCAATTGAAGATTTTACAGCGATGAAAGGAATCGGTAAAGGCACGGCAACCGTCCTTGAAGAATTCCGTGAAACAGGAACGAGTACAGCCTTAACAGAACTCGAACAACAGGTACCGGAAGGATTAATCGCCTTACTGAAGATTCCTGGACTTGGCGGGAAGAAATTAGCGAAGCTGCATGAAGTCGGGGTCATTGATGCAGATTCCTTCGCTGAGAAACTGGCGGATGGTACAGTGGAAGCAATGCCAGGCTTCGGAAAAAAGACTGTCGAAAAATACAGTAAGGCACTGGAAACGTTCGAGACACGACCAGAACGATTACCGTATGGTGTCATGCGCAAAAGTGTCAGTGAACTGGAGCGGACATTAGCCGGTATCGACCAAATCATTCGTTTTGAAGTCGGAGGTAGTTTCCGACGGGCGGAAGAAACGTGTAAGGATCTCGATTTCATCATCTCAACGGATCAGCCAAAAGAAGTGAAGGCACAGTTGCTTGAAATTGAACAAATCGATGAAATCATTGCTGCCGGGGAAACGAAGGTCTCGATTGTCCTCAAACGAGATGATGCATACATTGCGGTTGATTTCCGATTAGTGGATGATTTGGCGTTTGCTTCGACATTACATCACTTCACAGGCTCGAAAGATCATAATGTCCGGATGCGGCAACTGGCGAAAGAACGCGGCGAAAGCATCTCCGAGTACGGTGTCGAAACCAAGGACGGTCTGTTCCAACCGAAAACGGAACAGGAACTGTTTGCCCGTTATGATTTGCCGTTCATCCCGCCAGAACTGCGGGCAGGTCGTCTGGAGTTCGAAGCGAATTTAGACACGTTGATTCAAGAGACGGATATCCAAGCCGATGTCCATATGCATACGACATGGTCGGACGGTACATTGTCCGTCGATGAGCTCGTCGACGCCTGTGCGGCGCGGGGATATTCCTGGATGGCCATCACCGACCACAGTAAATATATGAAATTCGTTAATGGATTGACGGAAGAACGATTGCGGAAACAGCGTGTCGAAATTGAAGCAGCACGGGAGAAACATCCGGAGATGACGATTTTATGCGGTGTCGAGATGGATATTTTACCGGATGGCTCACTGGATTACGACGATGATTTTTTACAAGAGATGGACTATGTCATCGCCTCGATTCATTCCAAGTTTGATCAGACAGAAGAGGAAATCATGCAACGGCTTGAAAATGCCTGCCGCAATCCCTATGTCTCCTTGATTGCCCATCCAACCGGACGGATCATCGGACGCCGGGACGGATATGCGGTCAACATCGATCGATTGGTCGAGCTGGCTGCTGAAACCGGAACGGCACTGGAGATGAATGCAAATCCCGGACGGTTTGATTTAACTGCCTCGTCTCTTGCAAAAGCGAAAGCGGCTGGAGTCAAACTGATGATCAATACCGATACCCATCGTCCGGAAATGTTAGAAGATATGAAACTTGGTGTCCTGCATGCACGTAAAGCATATTTGGAACCATCCGATGTCATCAATACGTGGACTGCAAAAGAAGCGCGGGCTTTTTTTGATCGAAAACGTTTAGGAGTGAAGTAA